A segment of the Odoribacter splanchnicus DSM 20712 genome:
AAGGGAATTTTTTATGTGAAGAGCCATAATCCGGAATTGAATCGTTTAGTGGCCGATCCGTCCTTACTCAAAGAAATAGCCCGGCATACCGGAGGGGAGTCGGTAAGTGTACGGGATATGGTCCGATTGACGAATGAATTGAATTCAAATGACAGATATATATCCGAATACAAAAGTGAAACGGGATTTTCAGACCTCAGTGAGATAAAAATATTAGGGTTGATAATACTTTTGCTATTATGCATGGAATGGTTTTTACTAAAATTTTTCGCCGGTTGATTTTGGGCCTTTGGGGGGCCACCCTGTGTTCGTGTACCACCTATCGCACCTTATCGATCGAGATACTTCAACCTGCCGGTTTTCATATCGAACAAGGAAAAAAACTGGCTTTGCTAGAAAGAAACATCCGCAACGAAAACAGTATATTGACTTTTATGAAGAATATTCCTGAATTAGACCGGGAGTATTTATTTGAAGATTTCTGTGAAGGGGTGAAATTTATCTGGGAAACTTCGGGGTACAAAGATGCTATAATATGTTTAAAAGAACAGGAAATGGGCTATTGGAACCAATCCTCTACTCCGCCCCCTTTCGCTCCGGATAGTATAATGAATATGTGCCGGAATTTTCACGTGGACTACCTCTTATCCATAGAACTACAGTATTATGATAACGCAGATCCTGGAGGAGAGATAAATACCATTTGGTTTACCCGGTTGTACGATAAAGAACAAGGCGAACCGGTCGATTCTGTGAAGATCTCTTTTAAACTGGATCAGGAAAAACTCGGGGAGTTCGATAACATACCGGAATGTATCCGCAATAGTTTTTGGGAAGCAGGAATGATTTCAGGCCGGCATTTGGTTCCTTCGTGGCAAAAAACACAGCGAAGAGTGTATACTTCCGGGAAAGTGTTGCGGCTGGGGGATACTTTTTTGAGGCATGGTGATAGCGAAGAGGCATTCAATATATGGACCGGTGCCTTAAAATTGACGCCTAAAACAGCTGTCCAGGCCGGGATTAATTTGGGATGGTTGTATGAAAATGCCGGAGATTTCGAACAGGCAAGAGATATTTTATCGGAATGCCGGAAGCTGGCAGAAGAGAATAAGCTAAAAGGGGAAGAAGTGAATTACCTGAAAGATTATCTCGAAATCATTTGCCGGAGAATTACAGAGATGGAAATTCTGGATCGACAAACTTTGCCTGCCGAGCCTTAAAAACAGAAAAGTATATGTTAGATATTTATAAAGCTTCGGCTGGATCAGGAAAGACTTTTGCCCTGACCCTGGAATATTTCAGGACGATTTTTGCTTCTCCTGCTGAATATAAGAATATTTTAGCCGTGACCTTCACCAATAAGGCCACCGAAGAGATGAAGTCGCGTATTATCAATGAACTGCATCGTTTGGCAGACGGGAAAACAAGTGATTACGGAGAGGCCTTGAAGCAGGAATTCGGATTTACCGACGAGCAATTGAAAAACAGAGCTGTTTTGCTTCGTACAATGTTATTGCATGATTACGGACGATTGGCAGTGACGACGATCGATCGTTTTTTTCAACGCATTATCAAAGCTTTTACCAGGGAATTGGGCATCTTTCCGGGCTATAATGTAGAATTGGATAGTGATTTTGTATTGCTCAAAGCTGTCGACAAAGTCATGCAACAGGTGAAAGACAATCCGGGATTGAAAAATTGGATCAGTGAATTGATGAGTAGTAATGTAGAAGAGGGAAAATCGTGGAGTATCAAATCAAAAATAGCCGAGCTCGGTGAAGAACTGTTCAAAGAGAACTACATGCTTTTTGACAAGCATATTCTGGATAAATTCAGTGATAAGGAATTTTTGAAGAATTACCGCTCTTTTTTGACCGCTACCGTTCAAGCTTACGAAAGCCGGCAGGCTGCTATCGGACAGGAAGCGATCGGATTGATCCGGAGCGAAGGGCTTGAACAAACCGACTTTAAAGGTGGAAAGGCAGGATGTGTATCTTATTTTTATAAACTGGTTGCCGGGAATTTCGACGAACCGACGGCTACCGTAAGAAAGGGGGCTCAGGATAGTGCGGCGTGGGTAACCAAAACTTCTCTCCGCAAAGCAACCATCGGGTCTATATGCCCCCGGCTTATGCAACTCTTGCAGGATATTCTGAATCGGTTCGACCAGGATTACAGCTATTATTTGTCAGCCCGGATGCTGTCCGATAATTTGTACCAGTTGGGGATTTTAAATGACCTTTATCAGGAGGTTAGGGCCTATTGTGACGAGAAAGGGCTCATGTTGCTGAGTGATACGACGCATATTCTGAATATGCTGATTGCAGATAACGATACGTCGTTTTTATTTGAAAAGTGTGGGAATTATTATAAGCATCTGATGATCGACGAATTTCAGGATACTTCGGGGATGCAATGGAAAAATTTCCGCCCCCTGGTGGTAAACAGTTTATCGGAAGGGTGCCGGACTATGATTGTGGGAGATGTCAAGCAAAGTATCTACCGTTGGCGAAACGGAGATTGGAGTCTGCTGGCCAACGAGGTAGAGCGGCAATTCAGCAGCTTGGGAGTGAATACCGTCATTTTAAAAAATAACTGGCGTAGTGCCCCTGAAATCGTAAATTTCAATAATACCTTCTTTGAGAAAGCAGTCGGTATGCTGACCGATCTATACATTGCCGATGCAGGTGGGGAAGTAAAGGAAAAAACGATAGCTGAAGCTTATCAGGGACTTCAACAGATTCCCCGGAAAAAGAAAAAAGGATATGTCGATATTGTGTTCGGCCCCGACAAAAAGGCAGAAGGGGGGGAGAATATAATCCTGGCAGACCTGATCGCAATCATTCGGGATATCCGGCAAAGGGGAGGACAGTTAAAAGATATCGTTATTTTGGTGAGGGGTGGGAAGGAAGGTGCGCTGGTTGCCGATTTTCTGATGGAATACAATAAGACAGCTGACCGGCCGATCGGTTTTATCTCAAATGATTCGTTGTACGTCTGGTCGTCTCCCTATATACAATTTATCATCGCCATTCTGAAATATATGGTAGATCCCTACGATATGGTCAATAAGACCCAGATTCTTTATTTTTATCGGGTTTTTATTCAGGATGAGAACAATCCGGATTTGCACGATATCTTTTCCGGAATAGGGGAAAAAGAATTATTCGAGGTCTTAGGAACTGATTTTGAATTGGATAAAAATAAAATCATGTCTTATTCCTTATATGAGACGATTGAAACTATTCTGGATAAATTTTCACTTCGTAAGAAACGGGAAGAAATTCCTTATTTGATTGCGTTTCAAGATATTATATATGAATATGAAACCAATAACTCCAATAGTATAACTTTATTTCTGGATTGGTGGGAGAAAGAGCAGGGTAAAAGAGTACTGACCACTTCCGAAGAAGTCGATGCAGTGCGTATTTTAACTATCCACAAATCCAAGGGACTGGAATTTGAATTCGTACTTTTGCCGTTCTGTAGCTGGGAACTGGATAGTGTCCGGCCCGTCAGACGAATTTGGTGTATGAATAACGAACAAGGATTCAATCAATTAGACTATGCTCCATTGAACTATTCCTCCAAGTTAACGAACACCATCTTTAAAAAAGATTACCTGGACGAACACCTGAAAGCCTATATCGATAACCTGAACTTGTTATATGTTGCCCTGACGCGTGCCAAGACCGAGCTTTATGTACGTCCGTACTCTCCCAAAATCAATAAAGACGGTAGCATCTCGATGTCGGATATCGGAGCTTTTATTTATAGTGTATTAGCTGAAACCGAATTAGTGGATAATGCAACTATGCAGGTCGCATTGGGAGAAAAACAGTGTTTCCCTTCAAAAGCCGGAGCAGGTCAGACTTCTGTTACTCTTCAGAATTATCCGGTTTTTCAACCGGGAGAAAGAATCAGTATCAAGTACAAATTCCGGGACTATACCGAGCCTCAGCAAGCTTCTCTTTCGGCGATCGACGAAGGAAAATTATTGCATGAAATTTTTAAACACATCCGGTATGCCGGGGATGTGTCACAGGCTGTTCAACAAGCCTATTTGGAGGGATTGATTTCTATCCGGGAAAAGGAGGCTTACTGTGCGAAGATCGAAGCATATATTTCCAACCCACAAGCTTCTGAATGGTTCGGACCCGAAAATAATATTATGAATGAGAGGGATATTTTATTTCCCGGAGGCAGGAAAACCCGTCCGGACCGAATTATTTTCAACGGTTCGGTAGTCCGTATCATCGATTATAAATTCGGACAAAGTGAGGAAAATAAATATTTGAAACAGGTCGGTTTTTATTGTAATACCTTACGGAAAATGGGATTTAAAGAAGTAGAGGGGTATGTATGGTATGTAAAGTCCGGTAAAATCGTACAGGTATAAAAACAAGCTGTCTCGATACTGAAGCGAACCCTAAGAGTTAGACAAAAAACTTTGGCAGTTGTATAAAAAACTTTACGTTACGTTTCTGTCAGACACCACCGGACTTGGAAACCATAAATTTCAACGAAACAGAGGTTTTCCGATCTCTTGTAGTAAAATTGGTTTCAAAATCAATGCCTTACAGGAAATTATTCTGATAAAGTAGCTCAGCTATCCATACTTCGATAGAGATGATCCGGTGTTTTTATTCTGTAAATTTTCCTTATCCTTTCTTTGCCGGTTTACGCTAACGGTAGATGCCGGGTTTTGTGCCGGAAGACCTTTGGAGCAGGAATGAGGGTCCGGTTAGATTCTCCGAATGCCCGACCGGTGGTGTCTGACGACACAGAACCCGAAATCGGAATAAAAAGAAAAAAATTGAACCTCCTGACTTCGTCATTGCGTACCCCAAAATTCTTCGTCAAAGAGTTTAGCTATTTTCTGATGCCTTGCCATCAGCATGGTTTGCGTATAAACCTCCTTGTTCAGAGGTAGTTTGATTTGTATGGTTGTGATTGTCTTAGCCAATGCAAGCACCTTGTCTACGCTCATCTTAATCTCTGAGACTTTCAGCATACGCTCCAATTCCTTGTATACTTTCAAAGCCACAAAGCAGATGCATATATGAGCCTCGATGCGTTTGCGTGTAAAATGAAACATGGGGCGTATCTCTATCTTTGATTTGGCTATACGAAAGGCACGTTCTACGTGCCAAAGGTTGTGGTATGCAGCATAAACATCTTGTATTGGTATGTCAGTATTGGTGAGATATCCTTTTAGACCGTCCCATTTGGAGTCGTCGGCAATACGGTCATAGTTGATGGCTACTTTCACTTCACCATCCATGGATAAAAACTTATTGTAACCTCTTTTGTTGATGTTACCTTTCGTGAGCGCACCATGCTTGTAAGCCTTTTCCAACCTGCGTATTCCCTTCTCCCGGTTATAGGCATCTTTCTTTGCACGGTCATCTGTATAGCCGATCAAGAGACGACGTCCGCCTTCTTTGTCATATTCAACCATCTGGCAGTCGCGCTTGGGCTGTTCCAGTATCCAGTTCTTGACTTCCTGACTTTCATTCTTTATCTTCGCACCTATTATATACTTGTAACCGTGCGTCTCAAGTTCCGATATACTGGCATTGTTCATCAGACCGGAATCAGCCACCACAACGAAGTTTTCCAAACCGTATTTACTAACAAACTCATTTATCGTCGGCAGCATCGTGTGGCCTTCATATTTGTTGCCCTCATGGATGCAATATGCAAGCGGATAACCGCCCAAACTTACAAGCAGGCCGAGTATGATCTGAGGATTACTGTGACGTCCCTCTTTCGAGAAGCCTGCCTTACGTAATTCGTCCTCATAATCCGCTTCAAAGTAAAGTGTGGTGACATCATAGAACAGCACACCGATATTTCCACCGAACAGTTTCGCCGTATGGCGCACGCTTATATCCTGTACTATTTCGTGCTGATGGTCGCTAAGCTTGTCAAGATAGCGATAGATTTCTGAGAGATCCACATCTTCGTCAAAGTGGTTTTTCAGATATTCCACCGTAGCAGCCTTACTTGTTGGATATGCCAAACGAGCCTTTACAAGCTTGCGGAATACATCATCGTCAATACGATTGAAACCAATCCTGTCAAACGTGCGGTCTAATATCAAGTCGCATCCGTTGAGAAGGATGTTGCTGACATTGGACAGAACACGGCGGACTTCTTCTCGCTCACGGTCACACGCTTCACGATCCTCACCATACAAATCGAGTTGTGGATGGCGCCGGGATTCTTCTTTTGAAATCCATTCATGACCTGCATTTACGAGACTATCTATTTCGTTTGAATCTTTGGCCACACCAATAGTAATTAACTCTTTGTAAATGCCCTTTGTTTTCTCTGCAACAACAATACTTGTTGTTCCAGACCGATTCTTCTTTCTTTTGACAAACATAGTTAAAAAAACTTTTGCGTACCCCAAAATAAGGGCATGAAAAGATACAAAATATTGTTTATCAATCAATTATAAAATGAACATTTTTTGAGTGACGAAGTCAGGAAAAAGTTGAAAATTTTAACACAATATAAGGAGTAATTTAAATTAATTTTATAATATTGTGCTTGCTGAATTTACGTTTATATATAAGTGAAGCGATTATTAATATGTCTAACTTATGAAAATGCAATGAAGATGAAAAATTTAAGTTATTTATTGGTGGTTTTAAGTTTGTTGTTTGTTGGTTGTAATGATGATGATAATGACGATGATGCCAATCTCCCTGAAGTTGGTAAAGCATTTGCTGCAACTACTGAACATTGGTATATGGATTTGGATGGCTTTGAGGGGGCTTTCAAAACAGCTTATGATGAGATGAAAGCTGTTTTGAAGACTAAGGATGCGATTCCTGGTCAAATAGGTTATGTTATGCAAAATATGTACCTTACGAAAGATACAATATCCTATTGCTATTGGAATGAAGGTTATAAAGAAATGGGGGCTCCGGAAGAATTCTATGTAGCAAATGGTTATCTATTGGTTACGATTGAAGCTGTTGCCGGAATGAGAAATCAGGTTATTTTTAAAGGAATAAAAATGGACCCAGCTGTAGAATTGACTGAACATCCTGCTATAGGATGGTATGGAAGAGAGGGGTTTGCCATCCCTCAATTCAAGGCTTTTATCGATATGCTGGCAGCACAGGCATACATGATTGAAGCTGACAATGCTGCTGCACCCAAGATGTTGACATTTAAGGGAGTGGAAGATTCCGGCAGTGTGTTTAAATTGCGACTAATGGAGAAATAATGAAGCATTTCATTTTATTACGGGGATCGATTGTAAGGGTCGGTCCCTAATTTGGTTTTATTTATGTATAATATTATGAGGAATCGCTCTTTTTATTGCTTTTTGATAGTATGTTTGTGCTGGTCCGTGTGGGGTGTGAAGCCTGCTATAGCACATACGACAGAAAACGATATGTTGACAATTGTGTTGAAAAAGACTCCTTTATCAGGTGATAGCGTTGTCAAACAGGTGGAGAAAGTTGTTGTCCAGGGGGTGGTAAAGGATAGTCACGGGGGGGTATTACCAGGAGTGACAGTGGTGGTAAAGGGTACGCATTATGGATTTTCAACGGATAATAATGGACAATTTCATTTTGAATTCCCTAAGAGGGAAGATATTACTTTGGTCTTTTCTTTTGTCGGAATGAAGCCTCTGGAATTGGTGTATACTAATCAGGAATTTCTGAGCGTTGTTTTGAAAGAAGAGGTTACGCAAATGGATGAGGTGGTGGTGACCGGTATGTTTGAGCGACAAAAAGAGGGTTATACCGGGTCTGCGACGGTGGTGAAAGGTGATGACTTGAAGAAGTTCAGTAAAACCAACATTGCGAAAGCTTTGTCGGCAATTGACCCGGGCTTTCGCATTGCAGAAAATATTGCAGCAGGTTCTGACCCTAATCGTTTGCCGGATTTGCGAATGAGAGGGCAGGCAACATTGCCCACCGGAGCAACGGTTTCTACAGACGCAGTGATGTTGAAGGGGGATTATGCCACTTACCCTAACCAGCCTTTGCTGATTCTGGATGGATTTGAGATTTCATTGCAGACCATGAATGATTTGGATCCGGATAGAGTTTCTTCAATTACGATATTGAAGGATGCGGCCGCTACTGCAATTTATGGCTCCAAGGCAGCGAATGGTGTGATTGTTATTGAAACGAAGGCTCCGGAAGCAGGAGTTTTGCGAGTGGCGTATGGAGGAGAAATCCGAATAGAGGTGCCTGATTTGTCTGATTATAATCTGCTGAATGCAAGGGAAAAATTGGAAGTAGAAAAACTGGCGGGATATTATGATGAAGAGAAGGATTTAGCCCCATTGGAAATTTATCAGTATTATATGCGGGAGGTGAAACGAGGAGTTGATACTTATTGGTTGTCAAAACCACTACATACCGGCGTCTCGCAACGTCATACCGTCACATTGGAAGGGGGAGATCAGGCATTGAGGTATAAGCTCTATGTCGGCATGAATAACACAATTGGCGTTATGAAGGGGTCCAACCGCAATACCCAGACGGCAACGTTGGATTTGATTTATCGGGTAAAGAATTTCCGTTTAAAAAATAGTGTGACTGTTGATAATGCAACAGGTAATAATTCTCCTTACGGGTCATTCCGTGAATATACAGAGTTGAATCCGTATTGGAGAGAGGTCGATGAAAATGGAGTGGTGCTGAAGAAAATAACGCCTCCTGTAACTTCTTACTCCGGAGTTTTTAAAAGTGTGTACAATCCTATGTATAATGCAACATTGCATTCATTGGATAAAAAAACAGAGTTCCGTGTGCGCAATTTGTTTCAGTTGGAATACCGTCCGATAGATGAACTCCGATTGGTAGGAGACGTTGCAATTCAAAAAAGTACAGGAGAGACCCAGGTGTTCCGTCCTGCGCAGCATACGGCTTTTGACGGAATTACAGACCCGGAATTAAGAGGAGATTTCAATCAGACAGAATCGAAGGGATTCAGTTATGAAGTGGCTTTGACCGCTTCATATAATAAGATATTTTCAAGTGTCCATTTTTTGAGCCTGAATGCGCGAATGACATTGAGCGATGCGCAAAACAGTTATTATGGAGCTTTGGTGACCGGCTTTCCTAATGATAAGATGGATAATATCCTTTTTGGAAAAAAATATAGCGAAAAGATGACCGGTAGCGAAAATACCAGTCGTGCAATCGGTTGGGTGGGTAGTTTTAATTATTCTTACGATAATCGTTATAGTATAGATTTTAATATCCGTGCTGACGGTTCCTCCCAATTTGGTAGCGATAATCGTTTTGCTCCGTTTTGGTCTGTAGGAGCGAAGTGGAACGTTGTGAATGAAGATTTTATGAAAAATACAGACTGGTTGTCAGAGTTAACATTGAGAGTTTCCCATGGAACAACCGGAACACAGGGCTTTGCACCTTATCAGGCTCAGCAATTGTATACATATAGCACATTGTTGAAACCTTATCTGGCATCAGATGCAACAGGCGCAACATTGGTGGGATTGGGAAATCCTGATTTGAAATGGCAACAGACAGCTCAGTCCAACTTTGCATTGGAGGCCGGTTTTTTGAAAGGTAGGATTACTGCGCGTCTAGAATATTTTTTCAAGACGACCAAGAATGCTTTGACAGATATTTCGCTGGCGCCTTCCGTAGGCTTTGGTACAATATCTGAAAATTTGGGAACAATTGAAAATCGAGGCTTGGAATGGATGGTTTCATTTATTCCCTACCGGGATAATGAGCGGGCTGCATATTGGGTTGTAAATGTGAACGGCTCGCACAATACTGATAAATTAGTGAAAATATCGCAAGCTTTGCGACATGTAAACGAGTTGAATGATAGTAATTTAAAAGATGTTCCTTTGCCCCGCTATGAAGAGGGCGAGTCTATGAATAGAATTTGGGCTGTGCGTTCGTTGGGTATTGATCCGGCGAATGGACAAGAGGTGTTTGTGAAGCGAACGACAGGTCAGGTGACAGGTGTGTGGAGCGCATCAGACCAGATTCCATGCGGGAATACCGAGCCTTTTATGGAGGGGAATATAAATAGCAGTTTTTCATATAAGGGTTGGGGATTAAATTTGAGCTTTAATTATAAATTTGGAGGACAGACATATAATTCAACATTGATTCAAAAAGTTGAAAATGCGGATTTATTGAATAATGCGGATCGAAGGGTGATGGAATCCAGATGGAAGAAGCCGGGAGATAAAGCTTCTTTTAAAGCGTTGACTAATGCCATTAATGGAACGGAAACAAAGGCATCCTCGCGTTTTGTTATGGATGAAAACGTTTTGAGATTTAGTTCTTTGACTTTGACATACCGTATGGACGAAACCAATGCGGCATTTATCAAAAAGTCTATATTCAGTTCGATAACGATGAATTTGGGAATGGAGGATTTGTTTTACTGGTCAACGGTAAAACAGGAACGAGGACTTGATTATCCTTTTGCCCGTCAGTTTTCATTTTCTTTGAAAGTTGCATTTTAAATAAGAACAGTTATGAGAACAGAAATATACATAGGATTATTGGTGCTGAGTTTCTTTACAGCGGGATGTCAGGATTGGTTGAATGTTCAGCCTAAAACATCGGTGCAAGAGGAGGATATTTTCAGTACGGAGTACGGATTTAAGGATGTCCTGACAGGTTTTTATATTGATATGGGCAGTCAGGATTTATATGGGAAGAATTTGACTTACGGATTTGTCGATTTTTTAGCAAAGCGTTATGACAATACCGTTGTTGCAAGCGAATTGTATAATTATCAGGGTGAATATAAGAACACCAAGGATGCTATCTGGAAGAAAGGGTACAATATTATCGCCAATATTAATAATCTGTTGCATTTTGCAGAGGTGAACCGTGGAGTCCTTAAACATGAGCATTATTATGAAATTATAAAGGGAGAGGCTTTAGGATTGAGGGCATTCCTGCATTTTGATCTGTTGCGTCTATTCGGTCCGGTGTATAAAGAAAATCCTGATGCGAAATCCATCTGTTATCGGACGCAGATGAACAAATATGCGACACCGCGTTTACCGGCATCGGCAGTGGTGGATTCTGTGCTTCACGATTTGTTGCAGGCAAAATCATTATTGGAAAAACATGATAACGAATTGTTCGGTGCGGATGAGTATAATGAAAAACGTGATGCGTTTCTTGTGCTACGACAATTGCGTATGAATATTTGGGCTGTAAGAGCGATGTTGGCGCGAGTGTATCTGTATAAAGGAGATGATGCCAGCAAGGAATTGGCTTATAATTATGCCAAGGCTGTGATAGAGTGCGGGCATTTTAGATTGATGGAGTCTAATACGAGCAACAGGATATTATTCCCGGAACATATCTTTGCATTGCATGTATATGAATTGGGAAAATTCGTGGAATTGGATTTGGGGATGCAAGCATCCGATCGCTTATATGCATTACAGTCCACGATAGACGAATTATACGAAAAGGGCAGCGGTTATGCTACCGATTTCCGGCAGAACAATTATTATTTTCAAACATCAGAAGGTAAGTTGTCGTTGAGAAAATTCGATCAGAGCGGTTATGTCGGGAAGTATGACGGAGCAGAGATTATGCCGTTGATTCGTTTGCCGGAGATGTATTATATTGTGGCAGAATGTACGAAAGATGCGGAGGAAAGTGCGAAAATGTTGAATGAAGTAAGACATTTCCGGGCTATCCCTGAGAATTTGGATATTCAAGGAGGACAAGCGTATGACCGTTTGGATAGCCGTCCGGGGTATGATATGACCAAGACAATGCGAGTGAATGAATTGATGAAGGAATATCAAAAGGAATTTTATGGGGAAGGTCAGCTGTTTTGGTTCTATAAAAGGCATTTTTACAGGCAATTTTACCACTGTCCTTTGGCAGCAGGTATGCAGAAAGAGAATTATGTACCACAGGTACCGGATGATGAGTTAGTCTTTGGTAATAGCAATTAATGAATTATGAAAATGAAAAGAAATATCTTCATACTTGGGGCACTCTGTTTACTGTATGCATGTAGCACGAGTGAAATAATAAAATATGGTGAACGCCCGCGCATTAATTTTGAGAATACCTCTAAGTTAAATATTACCGTTCAACATTATGTCTATTTCACTGATGAAGATTATTTGAATGGAGTTACTCAAAAAAGCGATTCACTGAAACTAGAATTGATGGGCGAAGCTTCTGCCGAGGCACTGAAATGTTGTTTTAAATTGATAAATGAACAGAATGCTCCGGATATAACATTCCCGGAATATGTGGAGTTGCCTGCCGGTGCTTACGAAACCTATGTTGTTGTTAAAGTGAAACGTCCGGAACGAACGGATAGTCGTTTCGTTGTGACTTTAGGTATCGATACGGAGAATCCCTTACATGATTTTGATGCGGGGAAATGTGAAGGTCAGCAATTGGAAATTGTGGGGGAATTCCGTTTGAAGCCGGTAGGATGGAATAATTATTTTGGAACTTACAGTGATGGTAAGTATTGTTTCATGCTTGATTTCTTTAAAGGGACTTATGGCTCTATTGGGAATACATCAAATAATAGGGCATTAGTCAGAGAAGCGTATAAAGAATACCGACTAACAAATCCTGCCATTTTGGATGAAGAGGGTAATGAAATAATATTCCCTTGATTATTAATATAATATAGAAAATTGGTTATGGCGAAAAATTGCAATGTTTTTAAATATATACCAATAATAATGGGATTGTTGTTGGGTGCTTGCTACGATGACTTGGGTAATTATGATTATAAGGAGATTAATGAACTGACTGTCGTTTTGCCGGAAGTTGTAGAAGTCGTGGTGGCAAACAAGGATTCAGTCAAGGTGGTTTTACAACCGGAAGTGAAGCAGAGTGCCCGTGAGGATAATAGTAATCTGGCTTATTTGTGGAGGAAAAAAGAGGTGAGCGGGTCTTCAGTGTGGAAGGAGTGTGGAAGAGAAAAGGATTATACAGTCAGGATAAATAGTCGTACTACAGAGAATATGAGTTTCCGTTTTGCCGTAACAGATACGGTTTTAGGGATAACGACCTACAAAGAAGTGACTCTGAAAATAGAAAATCCTCTTGAAAATGCCTGGTTTGTCTTGCAGAATCAAGTAGGGAAGTCTGTTTTGGGTGCGGTTGATGGCTCAGGAATAGGCGCGATTGTCTATAAGGATATTTATCAGCATCTGTTGGGGGTAGGAAAAGAGATTCCCGGGGAACCGAGAGCCTTGGAGGTAAATCCGGCTTTGAGTCCCGGGAAATTAGAGACAAAGACCGTGATTTATGTGCTGACGAATGAAGGAGGACGTATGATGGATTCACGGACACTTGAAACAATTTACGACTATAAAGAGATGCTGTTGGGATTGGAAGGAAGTGCAAAACCGGAATTTGTGAAGGCCGATCAAGGCGAGTTGATTATAGATAACGGAAAAATGTGGTATGCCACCTGGTCAGAATATTCAATATTTTATCCGATAAAGTTGGCAACAGATTTAGGAACAGATTATTATTTGACAAATGCTTTGTTAACGGTAGACCATCAAGTGATTGCCTATGACCGTATGCAAAATCGTTTCTTGTGGTATGACCGTTGGGAGAATCCTCCTACACTATATGGTGAAACAGTGAGGAACGGTGAGTTGCAGTATTATAATGTGAACGGTTCTTCCAACAGAGCTCGCTTGAAACGGATTGCTGAGGTGC
Coding sequences within it:
- a CDS encoding RagB/SusD family nutrient uptake outer membrane protein, which codes for MRTEIYIGLLVLSFFTAGCQDWLNVQPKTSVQEEDIFSTEYGFKDVLTGFYIDMGSQDLYGKNLTYGFVDFLAKRYDNTVVASELYNYQGEYKNTKDAIWKKGYNIIANINNLLHFAEVNRGVLKHEHYYEIIKGEALGLRAFLHFDLLRLFGPVYKENPDAKSICYRTQMNKYATPRLPASAVVDSVLHDLLQAKSLLEKHDNELFGADEYNEKRDAFLVLRQLRMNIWAVRAMLARVYLYKGDDASKELAYNYAKAVIECGHFRLMESNTSNRILFPEHIFALHVYELGKFVELDLGMQASDRLYALQSTIDELYEKGSGYATDFRQNNYYFQTSEGKLSLRKFDQSGYVGKYDGAEIMPLIRLPEMYYIVAECTKDAEESAKMLNEVRHFRAIPENLDIQGGQAYDRLDSRPGYDMTKTMRVNELMKEYQKEFYGEGQLFWFYKRHFYRQFYHCPLAAGMQKENYVPQVPDDELVFGNSN
- a CDS encoding DUF4843 domain-containing protein, which produces MKRNIFILGALCLLYACSTSEIIKYGERPRINFENTSKLNITVQHYVYFTDEDYLNGVTQKSDSLKLELMGEASAEALKCCFKLINEQNAPDITFPEYVELPAGAYETYVVVKVKRPERTDSRFVVTLGIDTENPLHDFDAGKCEGQQLEIVGEFRLKPVGWNNYFGTYSDGKYCFMLDFFKGTYGSIGNTSNNRALVREAYKEYRLTNPAILDEEGNEIIFP
- a CDS encoding SusC/RagA family TonB-linked outer membrane protein; the protein is MLTIVLKKTPLSGDSVVKQVEKVVVQGVVKDSHGGVLPGVTVVVKGTHYGFSTDNNGQFHFEFPKREDITLVFSFVGMKPLELVYTNQEFLSVVLKEEVTQMDEVVVTGMFERQKEGYTGSATVVKGDDLKKFSKTNIAKALSAIDPGFRIAENIAAGSDPNRLPDLRMRGQATLPTGATVSTDAVMLKGDYATYPNQPLLILDGFEISLQTMNDLDPDRVSSITILKDAAATAIYGSKAANGVIVIETKAPEAGVLRVAYGGEIRIEVPDLSDYNLLNAREKLEVEKLAGYYDEEKDLAPLEIYQYYMREVKRGVDTYWLSKPLHTGVSQRHTVTLEGGDQALRYKLYVGMNNTIGVMKGSNRNTQTATLDLIYRVKNFRLKNSVTVDNATGNNSPYGSFREYTELNPYWREVDENGVVLKKITPPVTSYSGVFKSVYNPMYNATLHSLDKKTEFRVRNLFQLEYRPIDELRLVGDVAIQKSTGETQVFRPAQHTAFDGITDPELRGDFNQTESKGFSYEVALTASYNKIFSSVHFLSLNARMTLSDAQNSYYGALVTGFPNDKMDNILFGKKYSEKMTGSENTSRAIGWVGSFNYSYDNRYSIDFNIRADGSSQFGSDNRFAPFWSVGAKWNVVNEDFMKNTDWLSELTLRVSHGTTGTQGFAPYQAQQLYTYSTLLKPYLASDATGATLVGLGNPDLKWQQTAQSNFALEAGFLKGRITARLEYFFKTTKNALTDISLAPSVGFGTISENLGTIENRGLEWMVSFIPYRDNERAAYWVVNVNGSHNTDKLVKISQALRHVNELNDSNLKDVPLPRYEEGESMNRIWAVRSLGIDPANGQEVFVKRTTGQVTGVWSASDQIPCGNTEPFMEGNINSSFSYKGWGLNLSFNYKFGGQTYNSTLIQKVENADLLNNADRRVMESRWKKPGDKASFKALTNAINGTETKASSRFVMDENVLRFSSLTLTYRMDETNAAFIKKSIFSSITMNLGMEDLFYWSTVKQERGLDYPFARQFSFSLKVAF